In Bacteroidales bacterium, a single genomic region encodes these proteins:
- a CDS encoding cysteine--tRNA ligase: MQNNLVIYNSLSKKKEQFKPLHAPFVGLYVCGPTVYSDTHLGHARPFITFDLLFRYLMHLDYKVRYVRNITDVGHLENDADEGEDKIEKKARLEHLEPMEVVQKYVNLFEKNMEQLNTLPPSIEPRASGHIIEQQELIKEILDKGYAYEVNGSVYFDVLKYNEKYKYGKLSGRILEDLQSNTRSLEGQDEKRNSFDFALWKKASPEHIMKWPSPWSIGFPGWHLECSAMSVKYLGDVFDIHGGGMDLQFPHHECEIAQSTAAHGKESVNYWMHNNMITINGQKMARSLGNFITLDKLFSGDHPVLQQAYSPMTIRFFILQAHYRSTVDFSNEALQAAEKGMQKLMKAIETLNKLKPSATSTVDIDKLKKKCYEALDDDLNSPILLSHLFDGVRIINLLAEGNEKIDTAGLDSMKWLFNTFVFEILGLKDESTGKGNEKITDDLMKIIINLRQAAKNNKDFGTSDKIREELGKIGVTLKDRKDGVDWEI, encoded by the coding sequence ATGCAAAACAACTTAGTTATCTATAACAGCCTGTCGAAAAAGAAGGAACAATTCAAACCGCTTCATGCACCATTTGTCGGATTATATGTTTGCGGACCCACCGTTTACAGCGATACACACCTGGGACATGCCCGTCCTTTTATAACTTTCGACCTGCTGTTCCGCTATCTGATGCACCTTGATTATAAAGTAAGGTATGTCAGGAATATAACTGATGTAGGTCATCTCGAAAATGATGCTGATGAAGGTGAGGATAAAATTGAAAAGAAGGCAAGGCTCGAACACCTCGAGCCAATGGAGGTGGTACAGAAGTATGTCAATCTTTTCGAAAAAAACATGGAGCAGCTCAACACTTTGCCTCCTTCAATTGAGCCAAGGGCATCGGGACATATTATTGAACAGCAGGAGCTTATAAAGGAGATACTTGATAAAGGCTACGCATATGAAGTGAATGGCTCAGTCTATTTTGATGTTCTTAAATACAACGAAAAATATAAATACGGAAAACTTTCCGGACGAATACTGGAAGATCTCCAGAGTAATACCCGTTCCCTTGAAGGGCAGGATGAGAAAAGAAACTCTTTCGATTTTGCCCTCTGGAAAAAAGCATCTCCTGAACACATTATGAAATGGCCTTCACCATGGAGTATAGGCTTTCCTGGATGGCACCTCGAGTGCTCTGCAATGAGTGTCAAGTACCTGGGTGATGTATTCGATATTCACGGCGGCGGAATGGACCTCCAGTTCCCACACCACGAATGCGAGATAGCCCAGTCGACAGCTGCTCATGGAAAGGAATCGGTCAACTACTGGATGCATAATAATATGATCACTATAAACGGACAGAAGATGGCCCGTTCACTTGGTAATTTCATTACCCTCGATAAGCTTTTCAGCGGTGATCATCCTGTTTTACAGCAGGCTTACAGCCCCATGACAATACGGTTCTTCATTCTTCAGGCTCACTACCGCAGTACTGTGGACTTCTCAAATGAGGCTCTTCAGGCTGCTGAAAAAGGGATGCAGAAGCTGATGAAAGCTATCGAAACTCTGAATAAGCTTAAACCATCTGCCACCTCAACTGTTGATATTGATAAGCTTAAGAAAAAATGCTACGAGGCTCTCGATGATGATCTTAACAGTCCAATTCTTCTCTCACACTTGTTTGATGGCGTCAGGATCATAAATCTTTTAGCCGAAGGAAACGAGAAGATCGATACAGCAGGACTAGATTCGATGAAGTGGCTATTCAACACTTTTGTGTTTGAAATTCTGGGACTGAAAGATGAATCAACAGGGAAAGGCAACGAGAAAATTACTGATGATCTGATGAAGATAATCATTAACCTTCGTCAGGCTGCGAAGAACAACAAAGACTTCGGGACTTCAGATAAAATAAGGGAAGAACTTGGAAAGATCGGAGTTACACTCAAGGACAGAAAAGATGGGGTCGACTGGGAAATTTAG
- a CDS encoding O-acetylhomoserine aminocarboxypropyltransferase/cysteine synthase — protein sequence METRKINFETLQVHAGHQPDNDTLSRAVPLYQTSSYVFKSAKHAADLFDLAVPGNIYTRIMNPTTDVFEKRVAALEGGVASLAVSSGHAAQFIALTTIMKKGENFVTSPFLYGGSHNQFKVTLANFGIEARFSKDLNPDSFEKLIDKNTKAIYVESIGNPGFNIPDFDAFSKLAVKHGLPLVVDNTFGACGYLCRPIEHGANIVVESATKWIGGHGTSIGGVITDAGNFNWNNGNFPVFTEPAEGYHGLVFGDIFSQTSAAGNIAFIIKARVEGLRDLGPSISPFNSFLLLQGLETLSLRMERHIQNTLALAKWLEKHPAVEKVNYPGLPGNPYNALAKKYLPKGAGGVLSFVLKAEKSKAVKLVEHLKLVSHLANVGDAKTLIIQPSATTHSQMSSAEQLAIGIDPGLFRVSVGIEHIDDIIYDFEQAISKVV from the coding sequence ATGGAAACAAGAAAAATAAATTTTGAAACACTTCAGGTACATGCAGGTCATCAGCCCGATAACGATACCTTATCCAGAGCGGTGCCTCTTTACCAGACATCCTCCTATGTATTTAAAAGTGCAAAACATGCAGCAGACCTCTTTGATCTTGCTGTTCCTGGGAATATCTATACCCGTATAATGAATCCAACAACAGACGTCTTTGAGAAAAGGGTCGCTGCTCTTGAAGGTGGTGTTGCATCATTGGCTGTCTCATCGGGACATGCTGCACAGTTCATCGCACTGACAACAATTATGAAGAAAGGCGAGAACTTCGTTACATCCCCGTTCCTTTACGGCGGAAGCCATAATCAGTTCAAAGTGACGCTTGCCAACTTTGGCATTGAAGCTAGGTTTTCGAAAGACCTTAATCCTGATTCATTCGAAAAGCTTATAGATAAAAATACCAAGGCCATTTATGTTGAGTCGATAGGAAATCCGGGATTCAATATTCCCGATTTTGATGCTTTTTCGAAACTCGCAGTGAAACATGGTCTGCCACTGGTAGTTGACAATACATTCGGGGCATGCGGTTACCTGTGCCGTCCCATTGAGCACGGTGCAAATATTGTTGTGGAATCAGCAACCAAATGGATTGGCGGACACGGAACAAGCATAGGCGGAGTAATAACCGATGCCGGAAACTTTAACTGGAATAACGGCAATTTCCCTGTGTTTACAGAGCCTGCGGAGGGTTACCATGGATTGGTGTTCGGCGATATTTTTTCGCAGACATCAGCGGCGGGTAATATCGCATTTATTATAAAAGCACGTGTTGAAGGATTAAGAGATTTGGGCCCGTCGATAAGTCCGTTTAATTCCTTCCTTCTGCTGCAGGGACTCGAAACCCTCTCCCTGAGAATGGAACGTCATATTCAGAATACTCTGGCCCTGGCTAAATGGCTTGAGAAACATCCGGCAGTTGAAAAAGTGAATTATCCCGGGTTACCAGGGAACCCTTATAATGCACTTGCCAAAAAATATCTTCCAAAAGGAGCAGGCGGAGTATTAAGCTTTGTTCTTAAAGCAGAAAAATCAAAGGCTGTAAAGCTTGTTGAACACCTTAAGCTTGTGAGTCATCTGGCAAATGTCGGAGACGCAAAAACACTTATTATTCAGCCATCAGCAACAACGCATTCACAGATGTCATCAGCAGAGCAGCTGGCTATCGGAATTGATCCCGGACTCTTCAGGGTATCAGTTGGCATAGAGCATATTGATGATATTATTTACGATTTCGAACAGGCTATCAGTAAGGTTGTTTAA
- a CDS encoding homoserine dehydrogenase codes for MTREKLRIGMFGYGCVGQGLHDVLNSSKGFKADIVKICVKDRTKKRRIPMENFTFDKDEILNDPSINLVVELIDDADEAFNIVTTAMNSGKNVVSANKMMIAKHFKELVDLQAKNKVSLLYEASAGASIPIIRNLEEYYDNELLYSLRGILNGTTNYILTKMHNEGIAYSKALKEAQEKGFAESDPTLDVEGWDPKYKLCIITGHAYGLFLKPEEVFHYGINKISEFDIQYAKEKGFKIKLVPYVGKTNENTITSFVLPRFISSDKYLYNVDNEYNGVITEAAFADKQFFSGKGAGGHATGSAVLSDISANSYGYRYEYKKFQQGTVSNYTRNHKLEVYLRYKDEKDRELFGFEEVSEYFSGRFYKYVIGVVNLENLYALREQLRTLDVFIVNTGRKVK; via the coding sequence ATGACAAGAGAAAAGTTAAGAATAGGGATGTTTGGTTACGGTTGTGTGGGACAGGGTCTCCACGATGTACTGAACAGCAGCAAAGGTTTCAAGGCAGATATAGTGAAGATCTGCGTTAAGGACCGTACAAAGAAGCGAAGGATCCCGATGGAGAATTTCACTTTTGATAAGGATGAAATTCTGAATGATCCTTCAATAAACCTTGTTGTTGAACTTATTGACGATGCAGATGAGGCATTTAACATTGTGACCACCGCTATGAACAGCGGCAAGAATGTTGTTTCTGCGAACAAGATGATGATAGCAAAACACTTTAAGGAGCTTGTTGATCTTCAGGCTAAAAACAAAGTATCTCTTCTGTATGAAGCGTCAGCCGGAGCAAGTATTCCAATAATACGAAACCTGGAGGAATATTATGATAATGAGCTTCTATACTCTTTGCGCGGGATCTTAAATGGTACAACAAATTATATCCTCACAAAAATGCATAATGAGGGTATTGCTTATTCCAAAGCACTAAAAGAAGCCCAGGAAAAGGGCTTTGCCGAGTCTGATCCTACCCTCGATGTGGAAGGGTGGGATCCAAAGTACAAGCTTTGCATAATAACCGGACATGCCTACGGACTTTTCCTTAAACCGGAGGAGGTCTTCCATTACGGAATAAATAAAATATCAGAATTTGATATACAATATGCCAAGGAGAAAGGCTTTAAGATCAAGCTTGTTCCATATGTAGGCAAGACAAACGAGAATACTATTACAAGTTTTGTATTGCCGCGCTTCATCTCCTCAGATAAATATCTCTATAATGTAGATAATGAGTACAATGGAGTGATAACCGAAGCAGCTTTTGCCGACAAGCAATTCTTCAGCGGAAAGGGTGCAGGCGGACATGCCACCGGAAGTGCTGTTCTTTCTGATATATCTGCCAACTCTTACGGTTACAGATATGAGTATAAGAAGTTTCAGCAGGGAACAGTGTCAAATTATACCCGAAACCATAAACTTGAGGTCTATCTAAGGTATAAAGATGAAAAGGACAGGGAATTATTTGGATTTGAGGAAGTCTCGGAATACTTTAGCGGAAGATTTTATAAGTACGTGATCGGAGTCGTAAATCTTGAAAATCTTTATGCTTTACGAGAACAACTTCGCACTCTGGACGTTTTCATAGTGAATACGGGAAGAAAGGTAAAATAA
- the metF gene encoding methylenetetrahydrofolate reductase [NAD(P)H], producing MSVIDKINSAKGPLFTFELLPPLKGHSIERIYTAIDRLVEFNPAYINFTSHRNETTYYERPDGLLEKKIVRIRPGTIALAAAVKYKYNITVVPHILCGGFSKEETENVLIEMNFLGIDDVLALRGDPQKGSRRFVAEKDGHTHTYELVNQITNMNNGKYLESSLEDTTPTNFCIGVAAYPEKHFEAPNRQVDIENLKHKVEAGASYIVTQMFFDNRKFCRFRDECRKAGITVPIIAGIKPISAMNDIKLLPQAFHIDLPNDLVSAVQKCKTDKEAREVGIEWATAQSKELIKEGVPGIHYYTLGRSDNVARIVKASF from the coding sequence ATGAGTGTTATTGATAAGATTAACAGCGCAAAAGGACCACTATTCACGTTTGAACTGCTTCCCCCGCTTAAGGGGCATAGCATTGAAAGGATCTATACAGCAATTGACAGACTGGTCGAATTTAATCCTGCTTACATAAATTTTACATCGCATCGCAACGAGACAACCTATTATGAGAGACCCGACGGGCTTCTTGAGAAAAAAATCGTGCGTATCAGGCCCGGGACAATTGCTCTGGCAGCTGCAGTAAAATATAAATATAATATTACTGTAGTTCCGCATATTCTGTGTGGCGGTTTTTCAAAAGAGGAGACTGAGAATGTGCTTATCGAAATGAATTTTCTGGGTATTGATGATGTACTGGCGCTCAGGGGCGATCCCCAGAAAGGATCAAGAAGGTTTGTTGCTGAGAAAGATGGTCATACACATACCTATGAACTTGTAAATCAGATCACAAATATGAACAATGGAAAGTATCTTGAATCGTCACTCGAAGATACTACTCCCACAAATTTCTGTATTGGTGTTGCTGCTTATCCTGAAAAACATTTTGAAGCCCCAAACAGGCAGGTAGATATTGAGAACCTTAAGCATAAGGTTGAGGCAGGGGCCAGCTACATAGTTACCCAGATGTTTTTTGATAACCGGAAATTCTGCAGGTTCAGGGATGAGTGCAGGAAAGCAGGTATTACAGTTCCTATTATTGCCGGAATAAAGCCTATCTCGGCTATGAATGATATTAAGCTGTTACCACAGGCATTTCATATTGATCTTCCGAACGATCTTGTTTCGGCAGTGCAGAAATGCAAAACAGATAAAGAAGCACGTGAGGTTGGTATAGAATGGGCTACAGCACAGTCGAAGGAGCTTATTAAAGAAGGAGTGCCGGGTATTCACTATTATACTCTGGGAAGATCGGATAATGTCGCAAGAATTGTGAAGGCGTCATTTTAG
- a CDS encoding homocysteine S-methyltransferase family protein, whose protein sequence is MSILDKIKQNKILLCDGAWGTFLQAKGMQPGECPELWNITHKSEVKDIAESYLLAGSDIIETNSFGGSRFKLSMYQLEERVAELNRAAAEISREAAGREKHVAGSIGPTGKMLIMGDVTEEELYNAFREQAVALEAGGADIIIIETMSAIDEAALAVRAARENTKCTVIITMTFSKDPDGGFHTMMGVSPEEMVTSMKDAGAHIVGSNCGNGIEDMIGILKAIRATDSEIPVIIQANAGIPEFIDGATVFRESPEMMASYVPELIKAGANIIGGCCGTTPEHIRAICRAIGR, encoded by the coding sequence ATGAGTATCCTTGATAAAATAAAACAGAATAAAATCCTGCTATGCGATGGTGCATGGGGTACATTTCTGCAGGCTAAAGGAATGCAGCCCGGAGAGTGCCCTGAGCTTTGGAATATCACACACAAATCTGAAGTAAAAGACATTGCAGAATCCTATTTACTTGCAGGCTCTGATATCATTGAAACCAACAGTTTCGGAGGAAGCCGGTTCAAACTTTCAATGTACCAGCTTGAAGAGAGAGTTGCTGAATTAAACCGTGCTGCAGCAGAAATATCCCGCGAAGCTGCAGGCAGGGAAAAACATGTTGCCGGATCAATAGGCCCTACCGGTAAAATGCTGATAATGGGCGATGTAACAGAAGAGGAACTCTATAATGCCTTCCGCGAACAGGCAGTTGCTCTTGAAGCCGGCGGAGCCGATATCATCATTATTGAAACAATGTCGGCTATAGATGAGGCCGCATTGGCTGTAAGAGCTGCCAGGGAAAATACCAAATGCACAGTTATCATTACAATGACCTTCTCAAAGGATCCTGATGGGGGATTTCATACAATGATGGGAGTATCGCCCGAGGAGATGGTTACATCAATGAAAGATGCAGGAGCTCATATTGTAGGATCTAATTGCGGTAATGGCATTGAAGATATGATAGGTATATTAAAGGCAATCAGGGCTACAGACAGCGAAATACCAGTCATTATTCAGGCAAATGCCGGAATACCAGAATTTATAGACGGGGCAACAGTTTTTCGTGAATCTCCCGAAATGATGGCTTCATATGTTCCTGAGCTTATAAAAGCAGGTGCAAACATAATTGGCGGTTGTTGCGGTACCACACCGGAGCATATCAGGGCAATTTGCAGGGCTATAGGAAGATAA
- a CDS encoding methionine adenosyltransferase yields MGYLFTSESVSEGHPDKVADQISDALLDEFLRWDPESKVACETFVTTGLVVCGGEVRTNGWVDNQEVARGVIRNIGYTKAEYRFDSDSCGVISTIHEQSGDINQGVVREKPEEQGAGDQGMMFGYACREMDNYMPLTIELSHRLLEELAAIRKEGKQMKYLRPDSKSQVTLEYDDNSNPLRIDTIVISTQHDEFVLPKDKSHKAELAAEKAMQQKIKEDLEKFLIPRVKKSLPARIQKLFGKDFKLLVNPTGKFVIGGPHGDTGLTGRKIIVDTYGGHGAHGGGAFSGKDSSKVDRSAAYAARHIAKNLVAAGVCDQALIQVAYAIGVAQPVGLYVNTYGTAKIKDKKGNVLHDGEIALTINKLFDMRPYSIVQRFGLKNPVFLPTASYGHFGRESYSQNIEVYYDVPGSKAKAVNGNGKKVSLKKVEFFAWEKLDYVEKIKKAFKL; encoded by the coding sequence CACCCCGATAAGGTAGCCGATCAGATATCAGATGCATTACTTGATGAGTTCCTTCGCTGGGACCCGGAATCAAAAGTTGCATGCGAGACATTCGTAACTACCGGTCTTGTTGTTTGCGGCGGGGAAGTCCGTACAAACGGATGGGTCGATAACCAGGAGGTAGCACGCGGCGTTATCCGTAACATTGGTTATACAAAAGCTGAATACCGTTTCGACAGCGATTCATGCGGTGTTATTTCAACCATACATGAACAATCGGGCGATATCAACCAGGGTGTCGTTCGCGAAAAACCTGAAGAACAGGGAGCAGGCGACCAGGGTATGATGTTCGGCTATGCTTGTCGCGAAATGGACAATTACATGCCACTGACTATAGAGTTGTCTCACAGGCTTCTTGAGGAGCTTGCTGCAATAAGGAAAGAGGGCAAACAGATGAAATACCTTCGTCCCGACAGTAAATCACAGGTGACTCTTGAATATGACGATAACAGTAATCCTTTGAGAATAGACACTATAGTAATCAGTACCCAGCACGATGAGTTTGTCCTCCCGAAAGACAAATCACATAAAGCTGAACTGGCTGCTGAAAAAGCCATGCAGCAGAAGATTAAGGAAGATCTTGAGAAATTCTTGATACCGAGAGTTAAGAAAAGCCTTCCTGCAAGAATCCAGAAACTGTTTGGAAAAGATTTCAAACTGCTTGTTAACCCGACAGGTAAGTTTGTTATCGGTGGTCCTCATGGTGATACAGGTCTTACCGGACGCAAGATCATTGTTGATACTTACGGCGGACACGGTGCTCATGGCGGAGGTGCATTCTCAGGAAAAGATTCTTCAAAAGTTGACAGATCAGCTGCTTATGCTGCACGTCATATAGCTAAAAACCTTGTAGCTGCAGGTGTTTGCGACCAGGCACTTATTCAGGTTGCTTATGCAATCGGTGTTGCTCAGCCTGTTGGTTTATATGTTAATACATACGGAACAGCTAAAATAAAAGACAAGAAAGGTAATGTTCTTCACGACGGGGAGATTGCCCTGACAATCAACAAACTGTTCGACATGCGTCCTTACTCTATTGTACAGCGCTTCGGACTTAAAAATCCGGTGTTCCTTCCAACAGCATCATATGGCCACTTCGGACGTGAGAGCTATTCTCAGAATATTGAAGTGTATTATGATGTGCCGGGCAGCAAAGCAAAAGCTGTTAACGGTAACGGCAAAAAAGTCTCTCTCAAGAAAGTTGAATTCTTCGCATGGGAGAAACTTGATTATGTAGAGAAGATTAAGAAGGCGTTCAAACTTTAA